Proteins found in one bacterium genomic segment:
- a CDS encoding Hsp20/alpha crystallin family protein — translation MNSKHLVKQELRKPPMVRRPTPKTLAKKDPEKVPVVWDKVFRDELALERNMDRMLDEISEDFGIRPMWLWEEPTSAVFTPQVDIQETPQAILVRAELPGVEKDDLTLRLEGDTLRIRGEKASENEKQSKQSYHFERFYGSFERAIPLSTPVDPQKIEARLRNGVLSITLPKTHSERRHERKIEVKAA, via the coding sequence ATGAACTCGAAACACCTAGTCAAACAGGAACTCAGGAAGCCCCCAATGGTGAGGCGACCGACCCCAAAAACCTTGGCCAAAAAAGACCCGGAGAAGGTCCCCGTCGTCTGGGATAAGGTTTTCAGGGATGAATTAGCCCTGGAACGGAATATGGACCGGATGTTAGACGAAATCTCTGAAGATTTCGGCATTCGCCCCATGTGGCTGTGGGAGGAGCCTACCTCTGCAGTTTTTACACCTCAAGTCGATATCCAGGAGACCCCTCAGGCCATTCTGGTCAGGGCGGAACTTCCCGGAGTGGAGAAGGATGACCTTACGCTCCGCCTGGAAGGGGATACGTTGAGGATCCGGGGCGAAAAAGCCTCCGAGAATGAGAAGCAGTCCAAACAGTCCTATCATTTTGAACGGTTCTATGGATCGTTTGAAAGGGCCATCCCCCTTTCAACCCCTGTGGACCCTCAAAAGATCGAAGCCCGCCTGAGGAACGGGGTACTGTCCATTACGCTTCCGAAAACACACTCAGAAAGGAGGCATGAACGGAAGATTGAGGTTAAAGCGGCCTAA